A window of Nitrospinota bacterium contains these coding sequences:
- a CDS encoding peroxiredoxin, translating to MAELLTVGIRAPEFSLPATGGQTVSLKDFRGRRHFIMVFYPANDTPGCNRQLSALRDDLEYFAEAGAGVVAVNPASVASHESYAKKFNLSFPLLSDSKREAAQAFHALHENGTSVQRTVYIIDKGGIIQYAKQGMAPHDELFHTLQRL from the coding sequence ATGGCCGAACTTCTTACTGTTGGTATACGTGCTCCGGAGTTCAGCCTCCCGGCCACAGGAGGCCAAACAGTAAGCCTGAAGGATTTCAGGGGGCGGAGGCACTTCATTATGGTCTTCTACCCCGCTAACGACACCCCTGGATGCAATCGTCAGCTGAGCGCTCTGAGGGACGACTTGGAGTACTTTGCCGAGGCAGGGGCGGGGGTAGTTGCGGTCAACCCGGCCTCTGTGGCTTCCCACGAGAGCTACGCCAAGAAGTTCAACCTAAGCTTCCCTCTCCTGTCTGACTCCAAGCGGGAGGCGGCCCAGGCCTTCCACGCCCTTCATGAAAACGGAACCAGCGTTCAGCGGACCGTATACATCATTGACAAAGGAGGCATCATCCAGTATGCGAAGCAGGGAATGGCGCCTCACGACGAGCTCTTTCATACGTTGCAGCGACTGTAA
- a CDS encoding sigma-70 family RNA polymerase sigma factor: MAKGKGESRGGGGEPLTQYLRDISALSTLTREEEITLARRIQKGDQDALWKLVEGNLRFVVSVAAKYSDSRIPLIDLINEGNIGLMKAAEKFDPTRGVKFITYAVWWVVAAIKHALAKQTGVIGLPLKHPNTVYKINRKEEELSKLLGRAPTRDEVAEALGLSMQDIEVNLKAARTPLFLDAAISDDPSLSYLNTIKADFQVDEGLLAEHLREEIENLVGVLSERERDIISMRFGLNNNEPMTLREIGKIMGLSKERIRQIEDKALGQLHRAAKTRQLESFLT; the protein is encoded by the coding sequence ATGGCAAAGGGGAAGGGAGAGAGTCGAGGCGGCGGAGGCGAGCCCCTGACGCAGTATCTACGGGACATATCCGCACTTTCGACTTTGACTCGGGAAGAAGAGATCACGCTCGCCCGACGCATCCAGAAAGGCGACCAAGATGCGCTGTGGAAGCTGGTCGAGGGCAATCTTCGGTTCGTCGTCAGTGTGGCGGCAAAGTACAGTGATTCCCGGATACCCCTCATCGACCTCATCAACGAGGGGAATATCGGCCTCATGAAGGCGGCCGAGAAGTTTGACCCCACCAGGGGCGTGAAGTTCATCACCTACGCCGTCTGGTGGGTCGTTGCCGCCATCAAGCACGCCCTGGCCAAGCAAACCGGGGTGATTGGGCTGCCACTGAAGCATCCAAACACGGTGTATAAGATTAACCGCAAGGAGGAAGAGCTTTCCAAGTTGCTCGGGCGCGCCCCTACCAGGGATGAGGTGGCCGAGGCCCTGGGCCTCAGCATGCAGGACATCGAGGTCAACCTCAAGGCCGCGCGAACGCCGCTGTTCCTCGATGCGGCGATCTCGGATGACCCGAGCCTAAGCTACCTCAACACCATCAAGGCCGACTTCCAGGTTGACGAGGGCCTCCTGGCCGAGCACCTCCGGGAGGAGATCGAAAACCTCGTGGGGGTCTTAAGCGAGCGCGAGCGGGACATCATCAGCATGCGCTTCGGCCTCAACAACAACGAGCCGATGACTTTGCGCGAGATCGGCAAGATTATGGGGCTATCCAAAGAGCGGATTCGCCAAATCGAAGACAAGGCCCTCGGACAGCTCCACAGGGCAGCCAAAACCCGCCAACTGGAATCGTTTCTGACCTAA
- a CDS encoding Rrf2 family transcriptional regulator, with amino-acid sequence MKLSRAGEYGILGATYIALQDKDISFIREIAGSWELPESFLAKILQKLAKAGILNSHKGNMGGFSLAKPADEITLCEIIEAVQDPIVTSWFEERENSNGHMELPPLEPIIHQATGKVRDVLSEYTIADLAMARSVE; translated from the coding sequence ATGAAGTTGTCGCGCGCCGGTGAGTATGGTATCCTCGGGGCCACCTATATAGCTCTACAGGACAAGGATATCTCCTTCATTCGGGAGATCGCTGGGTCCTGGGAGCTTCCCGAGAGTTTCTTAGCCAAGATCCTCCAAAAGCTCGCAAAAGCGGGAATCCTCAATTCCCATAAGGGGAACATGGGAGGCTTTTCCCTCGCGAAGCCCGCAGACGAGATTACCCTCTGCGAGATCATTGAGGCGGTCCAAGACCCCATTGTCACGAGCTGGTTCGAAGAGCGTGAGAATTCCAACGGGCACATGGAGCTACCTCCCCTGGAGCCAATTATCCATCAGGCTACGGGCAAGGTTCGAGACGTCTTAAGTGAGTACACGATAGCCGATCTGGCGATGGCGAGGAGTGTTGAGTAG
- a CDS encoding superoxide reductase, with protein MEQRNNWFVSINRPEDPAHPTPFEQEHTPVMDLPDEVRWGEPVSVTIRVGQQPHPYQNEHHIQFIEIFQNDLYLAHVPFIPVVTRPEFAMTFVFKESGMLRVVSRCNLHGLWETSRLLKVIK; from the coding sequence ATGGAGCAGCGGAATAACTGGTTTGTCTCTATAAACCGGCCGGAAGACCCGGCCCACCCCACTCCCTTTGAGCAGGAGCATACACCCGTTATGGACCTGCCCGATGAGGTAAGGTGGGGCGAGCCTGTATCAGTCACCATCAGGGTCGGCCAACAGCCTCATCCTTACCAAAACGAGCATCACATCCAGTTCATCGAGATTTTCCAGAACGACCTCTACCTGGCCCACGTACCCTTCATACCGGTTGTGACCCGCCCCGAGTTCGCCATGACGTTTGTCTTCAAAGAAAGCGGGATGCTGCGGGTCGTAAGCCGCTGTAACCTCCACGGCTTGTGGGAGACGAGCCGCCTCCTAAAGGTAATAAAGTGA
- a CDS encoding threonylcarbamoyl-AMP synthase translates to MPDLLKLADPAHPSSALIEACLERLRRGELLAGPTDTTYGLFCDPFRPKGLDRIAALKGRHKDRPIPLLVADRLQAARLAETIPPLAERLMETFWPGGLTIVVPASSAIPKPVTGGTGTVGLRQPDSPYLLRLMEALGGPLTGTSANRTGMTPSASAAEVLSSLGNDVDAIVDGGVADKREGSTVVEVSAEGFFVLREGVVALDNLDSVARGWKGS, encoded by the coding sequence GTGCCCGACCTGCTTAAGCTTGCCGACCCCGCCCATCCTTCCAGCGCCCTCATCGAGGCCTGCCTTGAGCGGCTCCGACGCGGTGAGCTGCTTGCCGGTCCCACAGACACCACCTACGGGCTCTTCTGCGACCCGTTCCGCCCAAAGGGGCTGGACCGAATCGCGGCGCTCAAAGGCCGGCATAAGGACAGGCCGATCCCGCTTCTCGTGGCCGACCGGCTCCAGGCGGCTCGCCTGGCCGAAACAATCCCTCCGCTGGCCGAACGCCTGATGGAGACCTTCTGGCCAGGGGGATTGACCATCGTTGTGCCGGCCTCTTCGGCCATCCCCAAGCCCGTCACTGGGGGAACGGGAACCGTCGGGCTCCGCCAACCCGATTCTCCCTATCTACTGCGTCTCATGGAAGCTCTCGGAGGGCCGCTCACTGGCACCAGCGCCAACCGCACGGGAATGACCCCGTCGGCATCTGCCGCCGAGGTGCTCTCCTCCCTGGGCAATGACGTAGATGCCATCGTTGACGGAGGTGTTGCCGACAAGCGGGAGGGCTCAACCGTGGTGGAGGTGTCTGCCGAGGGCTTTTTCGTCTTGCGAGAAGGGGTGGTGGCGCTCGATAACCTCGATTCGGTCGCTAGGGGCTGGAAAGGCTCTTGA
- the purE gene encoding 5-(carboxyamino)imidazole ribonucleotide mutase has protein sequence MSKAEVGIIMGSTSDLEIMEEAARMLESFGIDYDMTISSGHRSPERTIAYARSAREKGIKVIIVGAGGAAHLAGTIAALTTLPVIGVPIHSSPLGGLDALLSTVQMPSGVAVATMAVGQAGAKNAAILATQILALSNLDLEVKLAAHKEQMEEEVARAAEESLQSRPSS, from the coding sequence ATGTCTAAAGCCGAAGTGGGAATCATCATGGGCTCGACCTCCGATCTGGAAATTATGGAGGAAGCCGCCCGCATGCTGGAGAGCTTCGGCATCGACTACGACATGACCATCTCCTCAGGCCACCGCTCTCCCGAGCGCACCATCGCCTACGCCCGCTCGGCCCGCGAAAAAGGCATCAAGGTCATCATCGTCGGCGCCGGGGGGGCCGCTCACCTGGCCGGGACCATCGCAGCCCTCACCACCCTCCCCGTCATCGGGGTGCCCATCCATTCCTCGCCCCTCGGGGGCTTGGATGCCCTCCTCTCAACCGTCCAGATGCCCTCAGGAGTGGCCGTCGCCACAATGGCCGTCGGCCAGGCGGGAGCCAAGAACGCCGCCATCCTCGCCACCCAGATCCTCGCTCTATCCAACCTCGATCTGGAAGTGAAGCTCGCCGCCCACAAGGAGCAAATGGAGGAGGAGGTCGCCCGAGCCGCCGAGGAATCCCTCCAAAGCCGCCCCTCGTCCTGA